A single window of Candidatus Methylomirabilota bacterium DNA harbors:
- a CDS encoding prepilin peptidase, which yields MAGSLLIVLFARSGTAAEAWAFAPLLVALAAIAVLDVTARRIPDIITLPGLAYALLLAVLLHKPPLARSLLGVVIAGSLALLLSLVSRRRFGGGDVKLMVVLGAALGWEGAVAAFVVAHAAGALVIVGFLVGWRRWPDDRFPIGALIAVAGAMIGAIRG from the coding sequence GTGGCCGGGAGCCTGCTCATCGTCCTTTTCGCGCGGTCCGGCACGGCGGCCGAGGCCTGGGCCTTCGCCCCGCTGTTGGTCGCCCTCGCCGCGATCGCCGTTCTCGACGTGACCGCGCGGCGCATCCCCGACATCATCACGCTACCCGGACTGGCCTATGCGCTGCTCCTGGCTGTGCTGCTCCATAAACCACCTCTCGCTCGATCACTTCTCGGTGTCGTGATCGCCGGCAGCCTTGCCCTTCTGCTCTCGCTTGTCAGCCGACGACGGTTCGGTGGCGGTGACGTCAAACTGATGGTGGTCCTCGGGGCGGCGCTGGGCTGGGAAGGCGCCGTGGCGGCGTTCGTGGTCGCACACGCGGCAGGCGCCCTCGTTATCGTAGGTTTCCTCGTTGGGTGGCGACGATGGCCAGATGATCGCTTTCCGATCGGCGCCCTCATCGCCGTGGCCGGCGCCATGATCGGGGCGATACGGGGCTGA
- a CDS encoding prenyltransferase/squalene oxidase repeat-containing protein translates to MIDEVIDFLVRTQNSDGGWGATPDRQSNTEATALAVVALTTWKASAPQACIDRGVAWLLTAQKLDGSWPIRRDVDAPSWATALAVLGLAPFETHRRRAREGARWLLGQRGRRLGWLASVLYRVAPTRMTVELNPDLTAWSWTPDAFSWVEPTAYSLIALRSLNPVELESASARIHEGEQLLYDRMSDGGGWNYGNPRAFGVWLPPYPETTALALIALQNRRAATANELSLARLVAMTGELVSGLALSWAILCLSIYAQPVTAWRRRLMRLFRRTGFLGETRTMALALLALSDGPGPFHFTR, encoded by the coding sequence ATGATTGACGAGGTGATCGACTTCCTGGTCAGGACCCAGAACAGCGATGGAGGCTGGGGAGCAACTCCGGATCGGCAGAGCAATACCGAGGCGACGGCGCTTGCCGTGGTCGCGTTGACGACGTGGAAGGCGAGTGCACCTCAGGCGTGTATCGACCGCGGGGTCGCCTGGCTCCTCACTGCCCAGAAACTGGACGGAAGCTGGCCGATTCGGCGCGACGTCGACGCCCCGTCCTGGGCCACCGCGCTCGCCGTGCTGGGCCTGGCGCCGTTCGAGACGCACCGGCGGCGCGCGCGGGAGGGAGCCCGATGGCTGCTCGGGCAGCGGGGTCGACGTCTGGGTTGGTTGGCGTCAGTCCTGTACCGGGTGGCGCCGACGAGGATGACTGTGGAGCTCAACCCCGATCTCACGGCCTGGTCGTGGACGCCCGATGCCTTCAGCTGGGTCGAGCCCACCGCCTATTCGCTGATCGCTCTCCGGAGTCTCAACCCGGTTGAGCTGGAATCGGCGAGCGCACGCATCCACGAAGGCGAGCAATTGCTGTACGATCGCATGTCCGACGGCGGAGGCTGGAACTACGGCAACCCCAGGGCCTTTGGCGTCTGGCTGCCGCCGTACCCCGAGACGACGGCCCTGGCCTTGATCGCGCTTCAGAACCGTCGCGCCGCCACCGCAAATGAACTCAGCCTGGCCAGGCTCGTCGCCATGACCGGGGAGCTCGTTTCGGGCCTCGCCCTGAGCTGGGCGATTCTCTGTCTTTCGATTTATGCGCAGCCGGTGACGGCATGGCGGCGGCGGCTCATGCGCCTCTTCCGGAGAACGGGGTTCCTTGGCGAGACAAGAACGATGGCGCTGGCGTTGCTGGCATTGAGTGACGGGCCCGGCCCCTTCCACTTCACTCGATGA
- a CDS encoding NAD(P)H-dependent oxidoreductase subunit E, with protein sequence MAVASDTTARVLAGFPRERQWLLPALQAVQHALGTLSESALAEVAGHLRVPVSEVWGVATHYPELRLAPHGRHHVRVCTGVSCALAGGRALLDGIAGQRKATPGEAGEGRELTLEAADCLFACSMAPLVEVDGALYGRVPQAQVSGLDGWFAYGRRHESAAEASPPARVVPRASTAREYVAALVEQARSAHPSRPRLLVQAGTCGRAVGGQELWRALSSEARRRRLDIDVLEGACNGMCYAAPLVELRAPGWPRSVVERLEARAVGVFLDQLASERGDFRAAGLSGVVWADGPWRGLVPARSHPFWEAQERVVLARAGLLDPASLDDALLAGAYAALAQALDGSPTDVIEAVRAAGLQGRGGAFFPAALKWEACRAAAGQPRYVVLNGEEGEPGIFKDRHIMEADPHLVLEGVLLAAYASGASRAVLYVHGEAGAAAGRLARAVAQARVAGIVGDRVLGRAFACQVELRRGAGGFVLGEETALLESIEGRRAQPRTRPPFPVEAGLWGRPTVINNVETLAAVPAIVTRGGAWFAPLGTAQAPGTKVFGLSGPLQRPGVVEVRNGVTLRTLLEVIGGGLTDGGRLRGAVVGGPSGSIVPAGLLDVPMEPRGRVSPGTGGIVAVPEGASVVEIVKALIAFNANESCGKCTPCREGLPRLLAMVDELAASAEAEARVRELAETIQLASLCGLGQAAPIALLRGLEHFGEAFRGQAR encoded by the coding sequence GTGGCGGTCGCCTCCGACACGACGGCGCGGGTGCTGGCGGGCTTTCCGCGCGAGCGTCAGTGGTTGCTGCCCGCCCTGCAGGCCGTGCAGCATGCGCTCGGGACCCTGTCCGAATCGGCGCTGGCCGAGGTGGCCGGGCACTTGCGCGTCCCCGTCAGCGAGGTGTGGGGGGTCGCCACGCACTACCCGGAGCTTCGGCTGGCGCCTCACGGCCGTCACCACGTCCGGGTCTGCACCGGTGTGTCCTGCGCGCTGGCGGGCGGCCGGGCGCTCCTCGACGGCATCGCGGGACAGCGGAAGGCGACCCCCGGCGAGGCCGGCGAGGGCCGCGAGCTGACGCTCGAGGCCGCCGACTGTCTTTTCGCCTGCTCGATGGCGCCGCTGGTCGAGGTCGACGGGGCGCTCTACGGTCGCGTGCCCCAGGCCCAGGTCAGCGGCCTGGACGGCTGGTTCGCCTACGGGCGCCGCCACGAGAGCGCCGCCGAAGCATCGCCGCCAGCGCGGGTTGTCCCCCGAGCGAGCACGGCGCGCGAGTACGTGGCGGCCCTCGTGGAGCAGGCCCGTTCGGCACACCCATCCCGCCCGCGGCTGCTCGTTCAGGCGGGCACGTGCGGCCGCGCCGTCGGCGGGCAGGAGTTGTGGCGGGCCCTCAGCAGTGAGGCGCGCCGCCGCCGCCTCGACATCGACGTGCTGGAGGGGGCGTGCAACGGCATGTGCTACGCGGCGCCCCTCGTGGAGCTCCGCGCTCCCGGATGGCCGCGGTCCGTGGTCGAGCGCCTCGAGGCCCGCGCGGTGGGGGTGTTCCTCGATCAGCTCGCCTCCGAGCGCGGCGACTTCCGCGCCGCAGGGCTCAGCGGGGTGGTGTGGGCCGACGGGCCGTGGCGCGGGCTCGTGCCCGCCAGGAGCCATCCGTTCTGGGAGGCGCAGGAGCGGGTCGTCCTGGCCCGCGCCGGTCTCCTCGACCCCGCCAGCCTGGACGACGCGCTCCTGGCTGGCGCCTACGCGGCGCTCGCCCAGGCCCTGGACGGCTCGCCCACCGACGTGATCGAGGCGGTGAGGGCGGCGGGCCTGCAAGGGCGCGGGGGCGCCTTCTTTCCGGCGGCGCTCAAGTGGGAGGCCTGCCGAGCGGCTGCCGGCCAGCCCAGGTATGTCGTGCTGAACGGCGAGGAGGGCGAGCCGGGAATCTTCAAGGATCGCCACATCATGGAAGCGGATCCTCATCTCGTGCTCGAGGGTGTCCTGCTCGCCGCGTATGCCTCGGGCGCCTCGCGGGCGGTCCTCTACGTACACGGCGAGGCCGGGGCGGCCGCCGGACGGTTGGCCCGGGCGGTGGCCCAGGCCAGGGTGGCGGGCATCGTCGGCGACCGCGTGCTCGGTCGCGCCTTCGCCTGCCAGGTCGAGCTGCGCCGGGGGGCTGGGGGCTTCGTGCTCGGGGAAGAGACCGCTCTGCTCGAGTCGATCGAGGGGCGTCGAGCCCAGCCGCGAACACGGCCGCCGTTTCCCGTGGAGGCCGGCCTGTGGGGACGGCCGACCGTCATCAACAACGTGGAGACGCTGGCCGCCGTGCCGGCCATCGTGACCCGCGGGGGCGCATGGTTCGCCCCCCTGGGGACTGCCCAGGCGCCGGGGACCAAGGTCTTCGGACTATCGGGCCCGCTGCAACGCCCCGGCGTGGTCGAGGTGCGCAACGGCGTGACGCTGCGCACGCTCCTGGAGGTCATCGGCGGGGGCCTGACCGACGGGGGGCGGCTGCGGGGCGCCGTGGTGGGCGGGCCCTCGGGCAGCATCGTTCCTGCCGGCCTGCTGGATGTACCGATGGAGCCCCGCGGCCGCGTCTCGCCCGGCACCGGCGGTATCGTGGCCGTGCCCGAGGGCGCCTCCGTGGTCGAGATCGTCAAGGCCCTGATCGCGTTCAACGCCAACGAGTCCTGCGGCAAGTGCACGCCGTGCCGCGAGGGGTTGCCGCGGCTGCTCGCGATGGTGGACGAGCTGGCCGCGAGCGCGGAGGCGGAGGCGCGCGTGCGCGAGCTGGCCGAGACGATTCAACTGGCCTCGCTGTGTGGTCTGGGCCAGGCGGCGCCCATCGCGCTGCTGCGCGGGCTGGAACACTTCG
- a CDS encoding retroviral-like aspartic protease family protein, with the protein MVLQLMVLGLAVAFGAGGAGAATIEDLNEAGKAAYARGDYATAERLFAGAIARQPREPLFHYHRAVALTRLERWSEAVQAYETTLALKPSAGLAAAATDGIRALMPLLKRRAAPSTDGDVIAVPLKRAGGVWWVEVTLNDSRTTWFMIDTGATWCTLSPELAEALDIRSPRDARIVNLQTANGRTSGPLVWISSIRLGDVEATNVPAVVLGSADLREVGILGNSFLSRYVVTLDSENWVLRLRPR; encoded by the coding sequence ATGGTTCTGCAACTGATGGTGCTCGGGCTGGCGGTTGCATTCGGAGCCGGCGGCGCCGGCGCGGCGACGATCGAAGACCTGAACGAGGCAGGAAAAGCCGCGTACGCTCGGGGAGACTACGCGACGGCCGAGCGCTTGTTTGCCGGAGCCATCGCGCGTCAGCCTCGGGAGCCGCTGTTCCATTATCATCGGGCCGTTGCCCTCACGCGGCTGGAGCGCTGGTCGGAGGCCGTTCAGGCGTACGAAACCACACTGGCACTGAAGCCCTCGGCCGGCCTCGCCGCGGCCGCGACCGACGGCATACGGGCACTCATGCCACTACTGAAACGGCGAGCAGCGCCCTCCACCGACGGAGATGTCATCGCCGTGCCCCTCAAGAGGGCAGGCGGGGTCTGGTGGGTCGAGGTCACCCTCAACGACTCGCGCACGACCTGGTTCATGATCGACACCGGCGCGACCTGGTGCACCCTGTCCCCGGAGCTGGCAGAAGCGCTCGACATACGATCTCCGCGCGACGCGCGGATCGTGAATTTGCAGACCGCGAACGGACGGACGTCGGGGCCGCTGGTGTGGATCTCGTCCATTCGGCTGGGGGACGTGGAGGCCACGAACGTTCCGGCGGTGGTGCTGGGCTCGGCCGACCTCCGGGAGGTCGGTATCCTCGGAAACAGCTTCCTCTCGCGTTATGTGGTGACTCTCGACTCGGAGAACTGGGTCCTCAGGTTGCGGCCGCGATGA
- a CDS encoding DoxX family protein, which yields MRGIWGIDPGWGITAVRLAVGVIVLVAGWAKLMVGMDEVTASFAQMGIPAPGVTGLFVMLVEIVGGALLILGIATRWVALVFAIEFLVTTLYVKIPVGLAGARLDIMLLAGNILLFLAGPGRAAVDALWLEKPATHGARRTA from the coding sequence ATGCGAGGGATCTGGGGCATCGATCCAGGTTGGGGGATCACCGCCGTGCGCCTGGCGGTCGGCGTCATCGTGCTGGTGGCGGGCTGGGCGAAGCTCATGGTCGGGATGGACGAGGTCACCGCCAGCTTCGCGCAGATGGGCATTCCGGCCCCGGGCGTGACGGGGCTGTTCGTCATGCTCGTGGAGATCGTCGGCGGGGCCCTGCTGATTCTGGGAATCGCGACACGCTGGGTCGCGCTCGTCTTCGCCATCGAGTTCCTCGTCACGACGCTCTATGTGAAGATCCCGGTCGGGCTCGCCGGGGCGCGGCTCGACATCATGCTGCTCGCCGGGAACATCCTGCTCTTTCTGGCCGGTCCCGGACGTGCCGCGGTCGACGCACTCTGGCTGGAGAAGCCAGCGACGCACGGCGCGCGCCGCACGGCCTGA
- a CDS encoding type II secretion system F family protein, which produces MDPVTVAVVTFVFVGGSVFLGAGALLRWIPAIRRERLRALAPEALTAGSILRWDAARAGWQQFAERLGRMVSPRDVTRLTKYRQRLAWAGYHDPRAVWILAGIKAGTALVFALVYPVAGVLSQRIMPNLLFYSIVLGGVGFLLPNLLLRSRIRRRQEAMVNALPEVLDLLTVCVEGGMGFDGALARVAEQPEARKSPLHQELLRMILEMRAGRQRQEALRALAYRCGIQEIATMVSVFIQTDRLGTSMGRTLRVHADTSREQRRQRAEERAYLAPLKMLFPTAIFLMPAFMLVAMGPPLLQILTILKQSGK; this is translated from the coding sequence ATGGATCCTGTGACCGTAGCCGTCGTCACGTTCGTGTTTGTCGGCGGATCGGTGTTCCTCGGCGCCGGCGCGCTCCTGCGCTGGATACCCGCCATCCGGCGCGAGCGCCTGCGCGCTCTGGCTCCGGAAGCCCTGACCGCCGGTTCCATCCTGCGCTGGGATGCGGCTCGCGCCGGCTGGCAGCAGTTCGCCGAGCGCCTCGGGCGCATGGTTTCGCCGCGGGACGTCACCCGTTTGACGAAGTATCGCCAGCGGCTGGCCTGGGCCGGGTACCACGATCCTCGCGCGGTCTGGATCCTGGCCGGCATCAAGGCGGGCACCGCGCTCGTGTTCGCGCTGGTCTATCCGGTGGCTGGCGTGCTCAGTCAGCGCATCATGCCCAATCTCCTCTTCTACTCGATCGTCCTGGGGGGCGTGGGCTTCCTGCTGCCGAACCTGTTGCTCCGAAGCCGGATCCGTCGCCGGCAGGAAGCCATGGTGAATGCGCTGCCCGAAGTGCTGGACCTGCTCACCGTCTGTGTCGAGGGCGGTATGGGGTTCGACGGGGCGCTGGCCAGGGTCGCCGAGCAGCCGGAGGCGCGGAAGAGCCCGCTGCACCAGGAGCTGCTGCGGATGATCCTGGAGATGCGGGCCGGCCGACAGCGCCAGGAAGCGCTACGTGCCCTGGCCTACCGGTGTGGCATCCAGGAAATCGCCACGATGGTCAGCGTGTTCATCCAGACCGACCGGCTCGGCACGAGCATGGGCCGGACGTTGCGGGTTCACGCGGACACTTCGCGGGAGCAGCGCCGGCAGCGCGCCGAAGAGCGCGCCTACCTGGCGCCACTCAAGATGCTCTTCCCGACGGCCATCTTTCTCATGCCAGCCTTCATGCTGGTGGCGATGGGGCCGCCGCTACTGCAGATCCTGACGATCCTCAAACAGTCCGGCAAGTGA
- a CDS encoding TadG family pilus assembly protein, whose product MISKLFREQQGTVLILTLILFLVIIAMGGLAIDTVHLIAVRGELQKSMDSASLAGAGNLGFNDSAFPTARLAAQQYGALNPWHGGPVNLNLNTANDPSGEIVLGIFDATDQTFTPSLDGTMVNAVRCRYATPVQNYFMGLLGFPTATVSAEAIAISNPPLTPPPSTCLFPIGVGSCPFQGASSAGCGVPITFITSSGTGDTGAGCLAPPCTNTAGWVSLDPNSSPNAGYLQNAILGAASGNCSTSTLQTGNSLETNNGMIQSVMNTMESVFKQQWEQSESYEVKNASNEVVYSGKGWKVYIPVIQTECPTGAISGSHTIVGWTELVIAQVINQGNCAVNNPWSPNGWTDVGQTNGCTGANAPENAGALRAIFGYFSCTLYPANPVPTPLPRSALASRLRLVR is encoded by the coding sequence GTGATTTCGAAACTCTTTCGCGAGCAACAGGGCACGGTGCTGATTCTCACTCTGATCTTGTTCCTGGTAATCATTGCGATGGGCGGGCTGGCCATCGACACGGTGCACCTGATCGCGGTCAGGGGGGAGCTCCAGAAGAGCATGGACTCGGCTTCCCTCGCCGGAGCCGGCAACCTCGGCTTCAACGATTCCGCGTTCCCCACCGCCCGACTCGCGGCCCAGCAGTACGGCGCTTTGAATCCGTGGCACGGGGGACCCGTCAACCTGAATCTCAACACCGCCAACGATCCGAGCGGCGAAATCGTCCTCGGCATCTTCGATGCGACCGACCAGACCTTCACGCCCTCGCTGGACGGCACCATGGTCAACGCCGTCCGCTGCCGGTACGCCACCCCGGTGCAGAACTACTTCATGGGGCTCCTCGGGTTTCCGACGGCCACGGTGTCGGCCGAAGCCATCGCCATCTCCAATCCGCCGCTGACGCCGCCGCCGAGCACGTGCCTGTTCCCGATCGGCGTGGGCAGCTGCCCCTTCCAGGGCGCCAGCTCGGCCGGATGTGGAGTGCCCATTACGTTCATCACGAGCAGCGGGACCGGCGACACCGGCGCAGGATGCCTGGCGCCGCCGTGTACCAACACGGCCGGGTGGGTCAGCCTCGATCCGAACAGTTCGCCGAACGCGGGCTATCTGCAGAATGCCATTCTCGGTGCGGCGAGCGGCAATTGTTCAACCTCGACGCTCCAGACCGGTAACTCGCTGGAGACGAACAACGGCATGATCCAGTCGGTCATGAACACCATGGAGTCCGTGTTCAAGCAGCAATGGGAGCAGTCGGAAAGCTACGAGGTCAAGAACGCCAGCAACGAGGTCGTCTACAGCGGCAAGGGCTGGAAAGTCTACATTCCCGTGATCCAGACCGAGTGCCCCACGGGAGCGATCTCCGGCTCGCACACCATCGTGGGGTGGACGGAGCTCGTCATCGCCCAGGTCATCAATCAAGGGAACTGCGCCGTCAATAATCCGTGGTCCCCGAATGGGTGGACCGACGTCGGCCAGACCAACGGATGTACCGGCGCGAACGCCCCGGAGAACGCCGGCGCGCTGCGGGCGATCTTCGGCTATTTCTCGTGCACGCTCTACCCGGCGAATCCAGTCCCAACGCCATTGCCGCGCAGCGCGCTCGCCAGCAGGCTGCGTCTGGTGAGGTGA
- a CDS encoding DUF362 domain-containing protein: MAILAAGSYAHPLVDTVLQGIRLFHLNVQGKRVLLKPNFVEFDPEGAINTHPAVVAAAIEAFRRLGAREVLVAEGPGHRRDNEYLLEASGLQSILRDHRIRYIDLNTDDVRPLRLNSWFTTLRRLYFPETVVKADLVVSIPKLKTHHWAGVTLSMKNMFGTIPGAVYGWPKNVLHWAGVDESIVDINSTLTMPRFAIVDGIVGMEGNGPIQGEPRSAGILIFGEDSVAVDATAARLMKIDPTRIKHLRMAGEFLGCIERERIQQTGEALERFAQDFEVVAAFRHLKEG, translated from the coding sequence GTGGCCATCCTCGCTGCTGGCAGCTACGCGCATCCTCTGGTTGACACGGTCCTTCAGGGGATCCGACTCTTCCACCTCAATGTCCAGGGCAAGCGGGTACTCCTCAAGCCCAATTTCGTCGAGTTCGACCCCGAGGGAGCCATCAACACGCATCCCGCCGTCGTCGCGGCGGCGATCGAGGCCTTCCGGCGGCTGGGAGCCCGCGAGGTGCTGGTGGCCGAAGGGCCCGGGCATCGGCGCGACAACGAATATCTGCTCGAGGCCTCTGGCCTCCAGTCGATTCTCCGGGATCATCGCATCCGCTACATCGACCTCAACACCGACGATGTCAGACCACTGCGGCTGAACAGCTGGTTCACGACACTACGCCGTCTCTATTTTCCCGAGACCGTCGTGAAGGCGGATCTGGTCGTCTCGATACCGAAGCTGAAGACGCATCACTGGGCGGGTGTGACGCTCTCGATGAAGAACATGTTCGGCACGATACCGGGAGCGGTCTACGGCTGGCCGAAGAACGTCCTTCACTGGGCCGGCGTCGACGAGAGCATCGTGGATATCAACAGTACGTTGACGATGCCCCGCTTCGCGATCGTGGACGGGATCGTCGGCATGGAAGGGAACGGTCCCATCCAGGGCGAACCGCGGTCGGCCGGCATCCTGATCTTCGGCGAGGACAGCGTCGCCGTGGACGCCACCGCGGCACGCCTGATGAAGATCGATCCAACCAGGATCAAGCATCTCCGGATGGCCGGCGAGTTCCTGGGCTGCATCGAGCGAGAGCGAATCCAGCAGACGGGTGAGGCGCTCGAGCGTTTTGCTCAAGACTTCGAGGTGGTCGCTGCGTTCCGGCACCTCAAGGAGGGCTGA
- the fdhF gene encoding formate dehydrogenase subunit alpha, with translation MKLSVDGRAVEVPAGATVLDAVNALGIALPQLCKDPDRPPLGACRTCLVRVEGVRGTPAACHLPARDGMVVSTNDPDVVRVRGGVLRLTRGMLTSGPDRDGFGQLGEACARHALSGPTPAPLHRFAVDDSKSFFVLDREACILCGRCTVACDDVQLIGAIALLGRGHRMKVGVAGDGALASSVCTSCGQCVATCPTGALRPKEAPAEIAGRVETTCPYCGVGCGIVLGVRADRRLALMTDDVPGNHSSRGTLCVKGRFGTGFVHAPDRITTPLVKRDGRWCEVSWDEALDTAADGLARHRGRFAALASAKATNEDGYVVQKLVRAVMATNNVDHCTRLCHSPSVEAMLASMGSGATSNSYVDYEEAGCLLIVGADASANHPVIAIRFRRAMSRGARVVVVNPKRIELCNQADLWIANRPGTDVALFNAMARVILDEELANAEFIRARTEGFEAWRASLEPFTLDYASRLTGVAPADIRQAARWYARPPFAGSCLVWGMGITQHVNGLHNAHALLNLALVTGQLGFPGSGVSPLRGQNNVQGCGDAGCIPTNLPGYQTYAASTLDAFERAWGVRPPERPGLVVTEMVEACLSGDVRAMYIVGENPLLSEPDLHHAEKAIGQLDLLVVQDLFMHETAERAHVFLPAASFAEKEGTFTNSERRVQRVRQALAPPGLARPDWWITSELAKRLGRRLGLDCDRQFTYSGPAAILDEMARLVPFLAGLSHARLDREGGLQWPCPSADHPGTRYLYAESFPRGKGRFVPAQQTAAAAELPDESYPLILNTGRLLYHWHGGTITRRVAGLLALAPDLEVAIHPADAERLGIAQGEAVKVTSRRGELTGRARLTDAVQPGAIFVPFVKLAESAANFLTNPAFDPGSKIPEYKVCAVRVEPLPSRARG, from the coding sequence ATGAAGCTGTCGGTGGACGGCCGCGCGGTCGAGGTGCCCGCCGGCGCGACCGTGCTGGACGCGGTCAACGCCCTCGGCATTGCGCTGCCCCAGTTGTGCAAGGATCCCGATCGTCCCCCGCTGGGCGCCTGCCGCACCTGCCTGGTCCGCGTCGAGGGCGTGCGGGGGACGCCGGCGGCGTGTCATCTGCCGGCTCGGGACGGAATGGTCGTGAGCACGAACGACCCGGACGTCGTCCGCGTCCGGGGAGGCGTCTTGCGGCTCACGCGGGGGATGCTCACGTCCGGTCCCGACCGCGATGGCTTCGGCCAACTCGGTGAGGCGTGCGCCCGCCATGCCCTGAGCGGGCCGACGCCGGCGCCGCTCCACCGCTTCGCGGTCGACGACTCCAAATCGTTCTTCGTGCTCGACCGCGAGGCTTGCATCCTGTGCGGCCGCTGCACCGTCGCCTGCGACGACGTCCAGCTCATCGGCGCCATCGCCCTGCTGGGACGCGGCCACCGCATGAAGGTGGGGGTGGCCGGCGACGGGGCGCTGGCCTCGTCCGTCTGCACGTCGTGCGGGCAGTGCGTGGCCACCTGTCCCACCGGGGCGCTGCGGCCGAAAGAGGCTCCGGCCGAGATCGCCGGCCGTGTCGAGACCACGTGCCCCTACTGCGGGGTGGGCTGTGGGATCGTGCTGGGCGTGCGCGCGGATCGTCGCCTGGCGCTGATGACGGACGACGTGCCGGGCAATCACTCCAGCCGGGGCACGTTGTGCGTGAAAGGGCGCTTCGGCACCGGCTTCGTGCACGCGCCAGACCGGATCACGACGCCGCTCGTCAAGCGCGACGGGCGCTGGTGCGAGGTGTCCTGGGACGAAGCCCTGGACACGGCCGCCGACGGGCTCGCCCGCCATCGCGGGCGCTTCGCCGCGCTGGCCAGCGCCAAGGCCACCAACGAGGACGGCTACGTCGTGCAGAAGCTGGTCCGCGCCGTGATGGCCACGAACAACGTCGACCACTGCACGCGGCTCTGCCATTCGCCGTCCGTCGAGGCGATGCTGGCCTCGATGGGCTCCGGGGCGACCTCGAATTCCTACGTGGACTACGAGGAGGCCGGGTGCCTGCTCATCGTGGGGGCGGATGCCTCGGCCAACCACCCGGTGATCGCTATCCGCTTCCGCCGGGCCATGAGCCGTGGCGCTCGCGTCGTCGTGGTCAACCCCAAGCGCATCGAGCTCTGCAACCAGGCCGATCTCTGGATCGCCAACCGCCCGGGCACGGACGTGGCCCTCTTCAACGCGATGGCCCGGGTGATCCTCGACGAGGAGCTGGCCAACGCGGAATTCATCCGTGCTCGCACGGAGGGGTTCGAGGCCTGGCGGGCGTCGCTGGAGCCGTTCACGCTCGACTACGCCTCGCGCCTGACCGGCGTCGCGCCCGCCGACATCCGGCAGGCCGCCCGCTGGTACGCCCGTCCCCCATTCGCCGGCTCCTGCCTCGTGTGGGGGATGGGCATCACCCAGCACGTCAACGGCCTGCACAATGCTCACGCGCTGTTGAACCTGGCGCTGGTCACCGGGCAGCTCGGGTTCCCGGGATCCGGCGTCTCCCCGCTGCGGGGCCAGAACAACGTCCAGGGCTGCGGCGACGCCGGCTGCATTCCGACCAACCTGCCCGGCTATCAGACCTACGCCGCCTCCACCCTGGACGCGTTCGAGCGCGCCTGGGGCGTGCGGCCCCCGGAGCGTCCCGGACTCGTGGTGACGGAGATGGTAGAGGCCTGCCTCAGCGGCGACGTGCGGGCGATGTACATCGTGGGCGAGAATCCGCTGCTCTCCGAGCCGGATCTGCACCACGCCGAGAAGGCGATCGGCCAGCTCGACTTGCTGGTCGTGCAGGACCTGTTCATGCACGAGACGGCCGAGCGAGCCCACGTGTTCCTGCCCGCCGCCTCCTTCGCCGAGAAGGAAGGCACCTTCACGAACTCCGAGCGTCGGGTCCAGCGCGTGCGCCAGGCGCTGGCGCCGCCCGGGCTGGCTCGGCCCGACTGGTGGATCACCTCCGAGCTGGCCAAGCGGCTGGGCCGCCGGCTCGGTCTCGACTGCGACCGGCAGTTCACGTATTCCGGGCCGGCGGCGATCCTCGACGAGATGGCCCGGCTGGTCCCGTTCCTGGCCGGCCTGTCCCATGCCCGGCTGGATCGTGAAGGCGGACTGCAGTGGCCGTGTCCGAGCGCCGACCACCCGGGCACCCGTTACCTCTACGCGGAGTCCTTTCCGCGCGGCAAGGGCCGGTTCGTCCCCGCGCAGCAAACCGCCGCGGCGGCGGAGCTGCCTGACGAGAGCTATCCGCTGATCCTCAACACCGGTCGGCTCCTCTATCACTGGCACGGGGGAACCATCACCCGGCGCGTCGCCGGCCTGCTGGCCCTGGCGCCCGATCTCGAGGTGGCGATCCATCCGGCCGACGCCGAACGCCTGGGAATCGCGCAGGGCGAGGCCGTCAAGGTCACCTCGCGCCGCGGCGAGCTGACAGGTCGGGCCCGGCTCACCGACGCCGTGCAGCCGGGCGCCATCTTCGTGCCGTTCGTGAAGCTCGCGGAGTCGGCCGCGAACTTCCTCACCAACCCGGCGTTCGACCCCGGCTCCAAGATCCCCGAGTATAAGGTCTGCGCCGTGCGGGTGGAGCCGCTGCCCTCGCGGGCGCGCGGCTGA